The following are from one region of the Petrotoga mobilis SJ95 genome:
- a CDS encoding DUF3783 domain-containing protein, protein MYEDIKNIPTIIINGMSKEQILKIMKTIKNMENLPENIIFASITPTSSQWTVEELIKELKQEDIEMKKVTENLKKGVYDNYKKDSK, encoded by the coding sequence ATGTATGAAGATATAAAAAACATTCCCACAATTATAATTAACGGTATGTCTAAAGAACAGATACTCAAAATAATGAAAACGATAAAAAATATGGAAAACTTACCCGAAAATATAATTTTTGCTTCCATTACTCCTACAAGTTCTCAATGGACAGTTGAAGAATTAATCAAAGAGTTAAAACAGGAAGACATAGAAATGAAAAAAGTAACAGAAAATCTCAAAAAAGGGGTATACGACAATTACAAAAAAGACAGCAAGTGA
- a CDS encoding RNase H family protein, which produces MAYVDGSYDVETKIYGSGIVFLDGEEKHFFFSGNNPEYSSSRNVAGEISASIYAMEYAKEKGYEKIIINHDYIGLEKWCNGEWKTNKKITIAYKNCYDYFSKFLTIQFNWVRGHSGDHYNTLADQLAKKALESKNFRDLITKYLHKTGLNS; this is translated from the coding sequence ATCGCCTATGTCGATGGAAGTTATGACGTAGAAACCAAAATATACGGTAGCGGCATAGTATTTCTAGATGGTGAAGAAAAACATTTCTTCTTTTCTGGTAATAACCCAGAATACTCATCTAGCCGAAATGTTGCTGGAGAGATAAGTGCATCCATCTACGCAATGGAATACGCTAAAGAAAAAGGTTACGAAAAGATAATAATAAACCATGATTACATCGGATTAGAGAAATGGTGTAACGGAGAATGGAAGACGAATAAAAAAATAACCATAGCCTATAAAAATTGCTATGATTATTTTAGTAAATTTTTAACGATACAGTTCAATTGGGTAAGGGGACACTCAGGAGACCATTACAACACCTTGGCCGATCAACTAGCGAAAAAAGCATTAGAAAGCAAAAATTTCCGAGATTTAATAACGAAATATCTCCATAAAACCGGTTTGAACTCCTAA